The Trichosurus vulpecula isolate mTriVul1 chromosome 4, mTriVul1.pri, whole genome shotgun sequence genome contains a region encoding:
- the IL10 gene encoding interleukin-10: MKTSKVKDSISRACSCKTELPASPQKTKQSPTMPTWMLLFCLLCVTSSNLSSALEDNCKTFSTTLPNMLRELRAAFSSVKTYFQTRDKLETKLIDKSLLEELKSYLGCQALSEMIKFYLEEVMPRAEENELDVKEDVGSLGEKLKALRLRLKRCHRFLPCEDNSRVVKQVRNTYKELQEQGVYKAMGDFDIFIGYMEEYLTMHIGK; encoded by the exons ATGAAGACCAGCAAAGTGAAGGACAGTATCAGCAGGGCTTGCTCTTGCAAAACAGAGCTGCCAGCCAGCCCccagaaaacaaagcaaagcccTACCATGCCTACCTGGATGCTGCTGTTCTGCTTGCTTTGTGTGACTAGCTCCAACCTCAGTTCTGCCTTAGAGGACAACTGCAAGACCTTCTCCACCACATTGCCCAACATGCTCCGAGAACTTCGAGCAGCCTTCAGCAGCGTGAAGACATACTTT CAAACGAGAGACAAGCTGGAAACCAAATTGATAGACAAATCTTTGCTGGAAGAATTAAAG AGTTACCTGGGCTGCCAGGCCTTGTCAGAGATGATTAAGTTTTACCTGGAGGAAGTGATGCCTCGGGCAGAGGAGAACGAACTGGATGTCAAAGAGGACGTGGGCTCCTTAGGAGAGAAATTGAAGGCACTGAGACTGAGGCTCAAGCGATGT CACAGATTCCTCCCCTGTGAAGACAACAGCAGGGTTGTCAAGCAAGTCAGGAACACCTATAAGGAG CTCCAGGAACAAGGAGTCTACAAAGCAATGGGGGATTTTGACATATTCATCGGCTACATGGAGGAATATTTGACGATGCATATCGGAAAATGA